The Candidatus Accumulibacter similis genome has a segment encoding these proteins:
- a CDS encoding ATP-binding protein, which yields MLLRFSAANFLSIDGELELSLVATRETQHGKRLAETKAVAHRLLQAAAIWGGNAAGKSNLCKVLEFAQRLIVKGTRPDASTGRIPFRLRENAGKEPTRLSFDILLEIDGKERAFRYAFAVGSREVVEEALTEIRPSSERVYFTRSAGTGGRPDFSLDAWARPGVADDDRQFARFVAKGTAPNQLFLHEAMDRNLGLLAPVFRWFRDQLIVLEPGAPYLPLELEGSNRQDLRDYTVDLLSRAGTGVTGVEPREQPLANSGIGAEMAKELGSLLADDDTGIMLRGPRGERVSVFRKEGELVASRIVTRRLTDEGREVHFETVDESDGTLRLLDLAPILHDLERPGARRTYVIDELDRSMHNQLTEALLQHYLTTRSSATRTQLVFTTHDLQLMDQRLLRRDEIWLIERGPHGETLLESLADYQGLRADRDIRKAYLDGRFSGIPHLAPLRARGRRASIAAVEGETQPSGDPVAVSTDTRGGT from the coding sequence GAAACGCAACACGGCAAGCGCTTGGCGGAGACCAAAGCCGTCGCGCATCGGCTACTACAGGCAGCAGCGATCTGGGGCGGTAACGCGGCCGGCAAGTCGAACCTGTGCAAAGTGCTCGAGTTTGCGCAACGACTGATCGTGAAGGGAACTCGCCCCGATGCGTCGACCGGGCGCATCCCGTTTCGTCTGCGCGAGAACGCTGGCAAGGAGCCAACGCGCCTGTCTTTCGACATCCTGCTCGAGATCGACGGCAAGGAACGTGCGTTTCGTTATGCGTTCGCCGTCGGCAGCCGCGAAGTGGTCGAGGAGGCGCTGACGGAAATCCGCCCGTCGTCCGAACGCGTCTACTTCACGCGCTCGGCGGGCACGGGAGGCAGGCCCGACTTCTCACTCGACGCCTGGGCGCGGCCTGGGGTCGCGGATGATGACCGGCAGTTTGCCCGCTTCGTCGCCAAGGGTACAGCACCGAATCAGCTCTTTCTGCACGAGGCCATGGACCGCAACCTCGGCCTGCTGGCGCCGGTTTTCCGCTGGTTCCGCGACCAGCTGATCGTTCTCGAGCCAGGCGCGCCGTATCTCCCCCTCGAACTGGAAGGATCGAATCGGCAGGACTTGCGTGACTACACGGTCGATCTCCTCAGCCGTGCCGGCACCGGCGTCACCGGTGTCGAGCCGCGGGAGCAGCCACTCGCGAACAGCGGTATAGGCGCCGAGATGGCCAAGGAACTGGGTAGCCTGCTCGCCGACGACGACACGGGCATCATGCTGCGCGGGCCGCGGGGAGAACGCGTCTCGGTCTTTCGCAAGGAAGGCGAACTGGTCGCCTCGCGGATTGTCACCCGCCGGCTTACCGATGAAGGAAGGGAGGTGCATTTCGAGACGGTCGACGAGAGCGACGGCACGCTGCGGCTGCTCGACTTGGCGCCGATCCTGCACGACCTCGAACGCCCCGGCGCGCGACGCACGTACGTCATCGACGAACTCGATCGCTCGATGCACAACCAACTCACCGAAGCCCTGCTGCAGCACTACCTGACGACGCGCAGCAGCGCAACGCGCACGCAACTCGTGTTCACCACGCACGATTTGCAGCTGATGGATCAGCGCCTGCTGCGCCGCGACGAGATCTGGCTCATCGAGCGCGGCCCGCACGGCGAGACGCTGTTGGAGAGCCTGGCCGACTATCAGGGACTGCGCGCCGACAGAGACATTCGAAAAGCCTATCTGGACGGTCGCTTTTCGGGCATCCCGCACCTAGCGCCGCTCCGGGCGCGTGGCCGCCGCGCCTCAATAGCCGCGGTCGAGGGCGAGACGCAGCCTTCCGGTGATCCGGTCGCTGTGTCAACCGATACCAGAGGCGGCACTTGA